A single Pirellulales bacterium DNA region contains:
- a CDS encoding DUF1501 domain-containing protein: protein MNDLEQLRLQLNRRTFLGRTASGMGSLALASLLNPQLLSAAEAAAGGGPANQKWRGVVRPLHFKPTCKRIIYLYMAGGPSHLETFDYKPKLAQLHGKPMPESITKGQPIAQLQGQQLKCFGPQHAFAKYGRSRQEICTIFPNIGKLADDMCIIRSMHSDAINHDPAHTFMNTGTTISGRPSMGSWLLYGLGSDAEDLPGFVVMTSSGKFGQQQPIAARMWASGFLPSKFQGVPFRSQGDAVLYLSSPPGVDRDRQQDVIQASEALDRIHDTTVADPEIQTRIAQYEMAFKMQTSVPGLMDLSGEPANVLEMYGTKGADGSFAANCLLARRLAERGVRFIQLYHRDWDHHGGLKRNIEGIAGEVDRATWALVSDLKQRGMLDDTLVVWGGEFGRTPMAQGDGRDHHIKGYSLWMAGGGIKGGITYGATDEFGYNAVENRVHTNDFHATMLRLFGIDHTRLTYRHQGRDFRLTDVAGTVVKDILA from the coding sequence ATGAACGATCTCGAACAACTCCGCTTGCAGCTCAACCGCCGCACATTCTTGGGGCGCACGGCGTCGGGCATGGGCTCGCTCGCCCTGGCTTCGCTGTTGAATCCCCAGCTGCTATCCGCGGCGGAAGCGGCTGCCGGCGGCGGCCCGGCGAATCAAAAATGGCGCGGCGTCGTTCGTCCGTTGCATTTCAAGCCGACTTGCAAGCGAATCATCTATCTCTACATGGCTGGCGGCCCGTCGCACCTCGAAACCTTCGACTACAAGCCCAAGCTGGCCCAATTGCATGGCAAGCCGATGCCCGAGTCGATCACCAAGGGGCAGCCGATCGCGCAATTGCAGGGCCAGCAATTGAAATGCTTCGGCCCGCAGCACGCGTTTGCCAAATACGGGCGATCGCGGCAAGAGATCTGCACGATTTTTCCCAACATCGGCAAATTGGCCGACGATATGTGCATCATTCGCTCGATGCATTCCGATGCGATCAACCACGATCCGGCCCACACGTTCATGAACACGGGCACGACGATTTCGGGCCGCCCGTCGATGGGTTCCTGGCTGCTCTATGGCCTGGGCAGCGATGCCGAAGACCTGCCCGGCTTCGTGGTCATGACTTCGTCGGGCAAATTCGGCCAGCAGCAGCCGATCGCCGCCCGCATGTGGGCCAGCGGCTTCCTCCCGAGCAAATTTCAGGGAGTGCCGTTTCGTTCGCAGGGCGATGCCGTGCTCTATCTCAGCAGCCCGCCGGGCGTCGATCGCGACCGGCAGCAAGATGTAATCCAAGCTTCCGAGGCTCTCGATCGGATCCACGACACGACGGTCGCCGATCCCGAGATTCAAACGCGCATCGCCCAATATGAAATGGCGTTCAAGATGCAAACGAGCGTGCCGGGCCTGATGGATCTGTCGGGCGAACCGGCCAACGTGCTCGAGATGTATGGCACCAAGGGGGCCGACGGTTCGTTTGCGGCCAACTGCCTTCTGGCCCGGCGACTTGCCGAGCGCGGCGTGCGATTCATCCAGCTCTACCATCGCGATTGGGATCATCACGGCGGGCTGAAGCGAAACATCGAGGGAATTGCCGGCGAAGTCGACCGAGCCACCTGGGCCTTGGTGAGCGATCTCAAGCAACGCGGGATGCTCGACGACACGCTGGTCGTGTGGGGCGGCGAATTCGGCCGCACGCCCATGGCCCAGGGCGATGGCCGGGATCATCACATCAAAGGCTATTCGCTGTGGATGGCCGGCGGCGGCATCAAGGGGGGCATCACCTACGGGGCAACCGATGAATTCGGCTACAACGCCGTGGAAAATCGCGTGCACACCAACGATTTCCACGCCACGATGCTGCGGCTCTTCGGCATCGACCACACCCGGCTGACCTATCGCCATCAAGGCCGCGACTTCCGCCTGACCGACGTCGCCGGCACTGTGGTGAAAGACATTTTGGCATAG
- a CDS encoding aminoacetone oxidase family FAD-binding enzyme, which yields MNDETRTEPWDVVVAGAGAAGLVAALRAAELGRSVLLLEKNKRPGIKILMSGGTRCNLTHATDNRGIVEAYGLPGRFLHSALAALGVEATIAMFEAEGIATKVEETGKVFPESDKAADVLDALLARFSRSGATMSLGEPLMQLERAGDCFRLATPRQTVLARSVVLTTGGQSYPGSGTTGDGYRFAAQFGHTIVPPRPALVPLTTTAPWVLDLRGVTLPDVVLTVLDGDGRPLASRRSSLLFAHFGLTGPAALDVSRAVSGHPWPGTLVAQIDLSPQQRESQLLEWLRAESAASGKKQVSALVGQLLPRRLAEIALEQSSVPADRKAAELSKADRGRLAHMLKHLSVPLSGTLGFKKAEVTAGGVSLDEVDSRTMQSKLAPQLFFAGELLDLDGPIGGYNFQAAWSTGWLAGGNV from the coding sequence ATGAACGATGAAACTCGAACGGAGCCCTGGGATGTTGTCGTGGCCGGGGCGGGGGCGGCTGGGCTGGTCGCCGCGTTGCGCGCTGCCGAACTTGGCCGAAGCGTTCTGCTGTTGGAGAAGAACAAGCGGCCGGGAATCAAGATCCTCATGTCGGGTGGCACACGCTGCAACCTGACCCACGCCACCGATAACCGCGGCATCGTGGAAGCCTACGGCCTGCCGGGCCGGTTTCTGCATTCCGCCCTTGCCGCCCTCGGCGTCGAGGCCACGATCGCCATGTTCGAAGCCGAAGGCATCGCGACCAAGGTCGAAGAAACCGGCAAAGTGTTTCCCGAGTCGGACAAAGCCGCCGACGTGCTGGACGCATTGCTCGCACGGTTTTCTCGTAGCGGCGCGACGATGTCGCTCGGCGAACCACTCATGCAGCTCGAACGCGCAGGCGATTGCTTTCGATTGGCGACGCCACGGCAAACGGTGCTTGCCCGGAGCGTCGTTCTCACGACCGGCGGGCAATCGTATCCCGGCTCGGGAACCACCGGCGATGGCTATCGCTTTGCGGCGCAGTTCGGGCACACGATCGTTCCGCCGCGGCCCGCGCTGGTGCCGTTGACGACGACCGCGCCGTGGGTGCTCGATTTGCGTGGCGTCACGCTGCCGGATGTCGTGCTGACGGTGTTGGACGGCGACGGCCGGCCGCTGGCAAGCAGGCGCAGTTCGCTGTTGTTTGCACATTTCGGATTGACCGGCCCGGCAGCGCTCGATGTCAGCCGAGCCGTGTCGGGGCATCCGTGGCCGGGAACGCTGGTGGCCCAGATCGATTTGTCGCCTCAGCAACGTGAATCGCAATTGCTCGAATGGCTGCGCGCTGAATCGGCTGCCTCGGGCAAGAAGCAAGTGTCGGCCTTGGTGGGCCAATTGCTGCCGCGACGGCTGGCCGAGATCGCGCTCGAGCAATCGAGCGTGCCGGCGGATCGCAAGGCGGCCGAATTGAGCAAGGCGGACCGCGGTCGATTGGCCCACATGCTCAAGCATTTGTCCGTGCCACTGAGTGGCACGCTCGGATTCAAGAAAGCCGAGGTCACGGCGGGAGGCGTGTCGCTCGACGAAGTCGATTCGCGCACCATGCAGAGCAAATTGGCGCCGCAGCTGTTTTTCGCTGGTGAGCTGTTGGACCTCGACGGCCCGATCGGCGGCTACAATTTTCAAGCCGCCTGGAGCACCGGCTGGCTGGCGGGCGGCAATGTGTGA
- the ppc gene encoding phosphoenolpyruvate carboxylase has translation MISDDLRSDSLRTEKPRRDKARDDQKPADNTPGDGLLHRDVRLLGDMLGRVLNDLAGAPAFELVEQIRRLSLERRGGSAQAEEELAAKIAAIDGASARVVARAFSIFFDLTNIAEDRQRVRVLRSREQQRDPAPLSESLGAAIAQLKAENYSAEMVQHALDALAIELVFTAHPSEAKRRSIRAKLRRMRHVLQEYDRSDLLPRERRALDLSLLGELTAMWQTEFLRPQRPTVLEEVERGLSIMPRLWDVVPQVYQAMRRALAEHYPQHAFRVPIFLRFGSWMGGDRDGNPHVTASVTAQTLCRLRNAAIEHHLATAKRMYDYLTVSTAITPAAAALSHRIAAAVERWPDLEQELAGVAPREILRRWVKVMEWRLERSRAVGAIEPVRPGNYQDAEEFTADVEALAEQFTAGGGRLGRDNEAQRWLDLAMAFGLHLTRLDIRQDSRRYLEVIAELLRAAGVENDFAALDERQRAEVLQRSMGAPLTVPLDSLSPLAQDTLELYRVLHRALAQFGADCLGTNVISLTQSDGDVLSVLWLWRWAQADARRRNEPAAASELRISPLFEKIGDLERAPQTLAAILASPVYAEHLARQGNRQIIMVGYSDSTKDGGYLAACWGLFLAQSGLHRVASEHGVRVTFFHGRGGSLGRGGGPAARGILSLPGEALDGTLRLTEQGEVLAERYDDVQIAYRHLEQVTWATLVGSTVHRCDPEPAWMDLIEGLANRSLAAYRELVDQPGFMEYFVATTPIEEIEDLPIGSRPSRRRGERTLGDLRAIPWVFSWTQNRCIIPAWYGLGAALGDLQSRDPLAWQIVKQMYRGWPFFQATIDNAALALVKADMYVAGRYADLIESDEVRRACWSRVSAEYDRTRQAVLDLVGGEDLLVSAPWLQRSIEARNPYVDPLNLIQIEFIRRRRTKPLEELEPLEAAKLRTLLRLTVQGIAAGMRTTG, from the coding sequence ATGATCAGCGACGACTTACGTAGCGACAGTCTCCGCACCGAAAAGCCGCGCCGCGACAAAGCTCGCGACGACCAAAAGCCGGCCGACAACACCCCCGGCGACGGCCTGCTGCATCGCGATGTGCGGCTGCTTGGCGATATGCTCGGCCGAGTGCTCAACGATCTGGCGGGCGCTCCGGCCTTCGAGTTGGTCGAGCAGATTCGCCGCCTCTCGCTCGAGCGCCGCGGCGGCTCGGCTCAAGCGGAAGAAGAACTGGCTGCGAAAATCGCGGCGATCGACGGGGCCTCTGCCCGAGTGGTGGCTCGAGCGTTCAGCATTTTCTTCGATCTAACCAATATCGCCGAAGACCGGCAGCGCGTGCGCGTGTTGCGATCGCGCGAGCAGCAGCGCGATCCGGCCCCGCTCTCCGAATCGCTCGGGGCGGCCATCGCCCAACTCAAAGCGGAAAACTATTCGGCCGAGATGGTGCAACACGCGCTCGATGCCCTGGCGATCGAGCTGGTGTTCACCGCGCATCCCAGCGAAGCCAAGCGGCGGTCGATTCGGGCCAAGCTCCGCCGCATGCGCCACGTGCTCCAAGAATACGATCGCAGCGACCTGCTCCCGCGCGAGAGGCGAGCGCTCGACCTCAGCCTGTTGGGCGAGCTGACGGCGATGTGGCAAACCGAATTCTTGCGGCCCCAGCGCCCGACCGTGTTGGAAGAAGTCGAGCGCGGGCTGTCGATCATGCCCCGGCTGTGGGATGTCGTGCCGCAAGTCTATCAAGCCATGCGCCGGGCACTGGCCGAACATTATCCGCAGCATGCGTTTCGCGTGCCGATTTTTCTGCGGTTCGGCTCTTGGATGGGCGGCGATCGCGACGGCAATCCGCATGTCACCGCGTCGGTCACCGCGCAGACGCTTTGCCGCTTGCGAAATGCCGCGATCGAACATCATCTGGCTACGGCCAAGCGAATGTACGACTATCTGACCGTTTCGACGGCGATCACGCCGGCCGCCGCGGCGCTCTCGCACCGCATCGCCGCGGCCGTCGAGCGCTGGCCCGACCTCGAGCAAGAGTTGGCCGGCGTCGCGCCGAGGGAAATATTGCGACGCTGGGTCAAAGTGATGGAATGGCGGCTCGAGCGATCGCGGGCCGTGGGGGCCATCGAGCCGGTTCGCCCGGGCAATTATCAAGATGCCGAAGAATTCACGGCCGACGTCGAAGCGCTGGCCGAACAATTTACCGCGGGCGGCGGGCGCTTGGGGCGCGACAACGAGGCCCAGCGCTGGCTCGACTTGGCAATGGCGTTCGGCCTGCACCTCACACGGCTCGATATTCGCCAAGATTCGCGGCGCTATTTGGAAGTGATCGCGGAATTGCTCCGTGCCGCGGGCGTGGAAAACGATTTCGCAGCGCTCGACGAGCGGCAGCGCGCCGAAGTGTTGCAGCGGTCGATGGGCGCGCCTTTAACCGTGCCGCTCGATTCCCTTTCGCCGCTGGCTCAAGACACCTTGGAGTTGTATCGAGTGCTGCATCGGGCGCTGGCGCAGTTCGGCGCCGATTGCCTGGGAACCAACGTCATCAGCCTCACGCAATCGGACGGCGACGTTCTTAGCGTACTCTGGCTCTGGCGGTGGGCTCAGGCCGACGCCAGGCGTCGGAACGAACCCGCCGCCGCGAGCGAGCTGCGCATCTCGCCGCTGTTCGAAAAGATCGGCGATCTCGAACGAGCGCCGCAAACGCTGGCCGCGATCCTTGCTTCGCCGGTCTACGCCGAACATCTGGCCCGGCAAGGAAATCGCCAGATCATCATGGTCGGCTATTCCGACAGCACGAAAGACGGCGGCTACCTCGCCGCCTGCTGGGGGCTATTTTTGGCGCAGAGCGGGTTGCACCGAGTGGCCAGCGAACATGGCGTGCGTGTCACGTTTTTCCACGGCCGCGGCGGCTCGCTTGGCCGCGGCGGCGGCCCGGCGGCCCGCGGCATCCTTTCGTTGCCCGGCGAAGCCCTCGACGGCACGCTGCGGCTGACCGAGCAAGGCGAAGTGCTCGCCGAGCGCTACGACGATGTGCAGATCGCCTACCGGCATCTCGAGCAGGTGACCTGGGCAACACTCGTCGGATCGACCGTGCATCGCTGCGATCCCGAGCCGGCGTGGATGGACTTGATCGAGGGGCTTGCCAACCGTTCGCTGGCGGCCTATCGCGAATTGGTCGATCAGCCGGGCTTCATGGAATATTTCGTCGCCACGACGCCGATCGAGGAAATCGAAGATCTGCCCATCGGCTCGCGGCCCTCGCGCCGCCGCGGCGAACGCACGCTCGGCGATCTGCGGGCGATCCCCTGGGTTTTCTCCTGGACCCAGAATCGCTGCATCATTCCGGCGTGGTATGGCCTGGGCGCGGCGCTCGGCGATCTGCAATCGCGCGATCCGCTAGCGTGGCAAATCGTCAAGCAGATGTATCGCGGCTGGCCGTTCTTTCAAGCTACGATCGACAACGCCGCCCTGGCGCTCGTGAAGGCCGACATGTACGTCGCCGGCCGTTATGCCGATCTGATCGAATCCGACGAAGTTCGCCGGGCCTGCTGGTCGCGGGTGTCGGCGGAGTACGACCGAACGCGGCAAGCGGTGCTCGATCTGGTCGGCGGCGAGGATCTTTTGGTGTCGGCCCCGTGGCTGCAACGCTCGATCGAAGCCCGCAATCCGTATGTCGATCCGTTGAATCTGATCCAAATCGAATTCATCCGCCGCCGCCGCACCAAGCCGCTCGAAGAACTCGAACCCCTCGAAGCCGCGAAACTACGCACGCTGCTGCGCCTAACCGTCCAAGGAATCGCCGCCGGAATGCGCACCACAGGTTAG
- the surE gene encoding 5'/3'-nucleotidase SurE: MQILLTNDDGIYAPGLAAMERALLKLGEVAVVAPATEQSGVAHSITYLRPLTAKEVFDGPRRRGWAVDGSPADSVKIGVFEFCPRRPDLVVSGMNGGLNAGINVLYSGTVAAAIEGAFFGITSIAISLEFDEQAEFDRAAELALRVIRQILAAKGPQPRLYNVNIPTSAINKPKGVKVVPMGVYRYGEKFEKRIDPRGREYFWATNEPMPPRGKEETDITALEQGYITVTPLNYDLTQRNTISEMERWNWASLDCEIKSDF; the protein is encoded by the coding sequence ATGCAGATTCTGCTGACCAACGACGACGGCATATACGCCCCCGGTTTGGCCGCGATGGAGCGAGCCCTGCTAAAGCTGGGAGAGGTGGCTGTCGTCGCTCCGGCGACCGAGCAAAGCGGCGTGGCTCATTCGATTACTTATCTCCGGCCGCTGACGGCCAAAGAGGTGTTCGACGGTCCGCGGCGACGGGGTTGGGCGGTCGACGGCAGCCCGGCCGATAGTGTGAAGATCGGCGTGTTCGAGTTTTGCCCGCGACGGCCCGATCTGGTCGTCAGCGGCATGAATGGCGGTTTGAACGCGGGAATCAACGTGCTTTATTCGGGCACCGTGGCGGCGGCGATCGAAGGGGCGTTTTTCGGAATCACGAGCATCGCGATTTCCTTGGAATTCGACGAGCAGGCCGAGTTCGACCGGGCCGCCGAGTTGGCTTTGCGGGTGATCCGGCAAATTTTGGCCGCGAAGGGCCCGCAACCGCGGCTCTACAACGTCAATATTCCGACCAGCGCGATCAACAAGCCGAAGGGCGTGAAAGTCGTGCCGATGGGCGTTTATCGCTACGGCGAAAAGTTCGAAAAACGGATCGATCCGCGCGGCCGGGAGTATTTTTGGGCCACCAACGAACCGATGCCCCCTCGCGGCAAAGAAGAGACCGACATCACGGCCCTCGAGCAGGGCTACATCACCGTCACTCCGCTCAACTACGACCTGACACAGCGGAACACAATCTCCGAAATGGAGCGCTGGAACTGGGCCTCCTTAGACTGCGAGATTAAATCCGATTTCTAA